In the genome of Marispirochaeta sp., one region contains:
- a CDS encoding ABC transporter substrate-binding protein, translating into MSPSGRWFTIFLITLAILGCSKGRHDADGTLRIYSRLWTPLREQSFIRGELERFYSESGIEAELILYTDGDMDRMLATGDLSDVDLVIPYGNRLSLWSEKVDFVDFHEYPDLFQDRTFLFELLPPEKQSVWRNFLPIGADVYLVIVSKNAESLKPAGIENAGLTWPDLADWIRIVSREQGRGMLAVTGVPDKNLVYFLAGPVLSYGGGFPDLASGAAVDALRMLQDMRRGFHPAVENFDSVIDPLVGGSAWFAFAHCAHVGFVLKEAPGRFNVYTAPSGPAGQGSVSGFSAIGIPARTGNRQDALSLVEYLTRPDVQIRISKGVGGFIPTVLEAGEFLGNDALDTVIRYGLDVLHAGRTRDIPHEYGEWGNVKHVYETVFYSLILSDNEISADSLRWAQTELEKLKLSP; encoded by the coding sequence TTGTCCCCATCCGGCCGTTGGTTTACTATTTTTCTCATTACTCTTGCCATTCTTGGCTGTTCAAAGGGTCGACATGATGCAGACGGTACTTTACGGATCTATTCCAGACTCTGGACACCGTTAAGGGAACAGAGTTTTATCCGCGGTGAACTTGAACGCTTTTATTCCGAAAGCGGCATAGAGGCGGAACTGATTCTTTATACGGATGGAGATATGGACCGAATGCTGGCAACGGGAGATCTGTCCGATGTTGATTTGGTTATTCCCTATGGAAACAGGCTCTCCTTATGGTCGGAGAAGGTTGATTTTGTAGACTTCCACGAATACCCTGATCTTTTCCAGGACCGTACCTTTCTGTTCGAACTGCTGCCCCCGGAAAAGCAGTCAGTCTGGAGGAATTTTCTCCCCATTGGCGCGGATGTGTATCTGGTAATTGTCTCTAAAAATGCTGAGTCCCTCAAGCCCGCCGGAATTGAAAATGCTGGTCTCACCTGGCCGGACCTGGCGGACTGGATACGGATAGTCTCCCGGGAGCAGGGCAGGGGGATGCTTGCCGTAACCGGGGTCCCCGACAAGAATCTGGTCTATTTTCTGGCGGGGCCGGTTCTGTCCTATGGCGGAGGGTTTCCCGATCTTGCTTCCGGTGCCGCGGTTGACGCTCTGCGGATGCTGCAGGATATGCGCCGGGGATTTCATCCCGCAGTTGAAAACTTCGATTCGGTTATAGACCCCCTTGTGGGGGGAAGCGCTTGGTTTGCCTTTGCTCACTGTGCCCATGTGGGATTTGTACTGAAAGAGGCTCCGGGACGTTTCAATGTGTATACCGCTCCCTCCGGGCCTGCCGGGCAAGGGTCTGTGTCAGGCTTCAGCGCTATCGGAATCCCGGCCCGGACAGGAAACAGGCAAGATGCCCTGTCTCTTGTTGAGTATCTGACCCGTCCCGATGTTCAGATACGGATATCCAAAGGTGTCGGTGGATTTATTCCCACAGTCCTGGAAGCGGGGGAGTTCCTTGGCAATGATGCCCTGGATACGGTAATTCGCTACGGTCTGGATGTCCTGCATGCCGGCAGAACCAGGGATATTCCTCATGAGTACGGCGAATGGGGGAATGTAAAGCATGTGTACGAAACTGTTTTTTATTCATTGATACTTTCCGACAATGAGATTTCAGCTGATTCGCTGAGATGGGCCCAGACGGAACTTGAAAAGTTAAAGTTATCTCCATGA
- a CDS encoding ATP-binding protein gives MKKRDSSLEVGVHRRMSVKSLAVSLFLGFTSLVLILVAIFYINNYMNYRRMIETEAENRSEFYTNMLGAFFSEVVGDGLFLSAPEIIFTASSEKLSAVNAQALRLMLTGKPRYRSITYFDTTGEIVAFARSPYFPDQDLHIQHDQLARIRMLKQNELLVNVEGSGSAALWEEPLNDPQICFWAPVMAADAEKQSRYFLRIAVDFNSLRDLFFLQGGSDSFSRYIFTSVGKLLDLEGNGTPLPEADALRKLINSELKAQWIDGDLLVSRRFMFSGIRSVGGIKIYSDVFTLVTMLPASDMRELFSHQLYTYLAWFVGISLLLVPFSVLIAAYKVRKEEAEDQLFESIRIQSAILKALPDSILRVDREGIVSAVQVYPDASRIFTRQEFPGQADTIFPSELAYKIGYYADLALKLRRETLFEYRFEGERGFYFEFRFVAAGESDVLLILRNKTEEREQQRKLYTTGQFLEAYRRAMDVGSLVAKTDNLGRIIYMNRHFRDLFGLNFTRAAGRDLIELMDPVIKEGNLSDSDDPMERMAPLQGIITCRGCGGTCYIDNTLLPVRDENGRIQEIISFGHDVTELKNAENARSAFIARMSHEMRTPLNCIIGFSEVASEAMDPKQGRSYASMIREESETLLNLVNQVLDLSKIEAGKLVIQPKPFEPNNLLDSLAQTHAALAAKKGIAFSLYRSDKLPRFLVGDSLRLRQVLNNLLGNAVKFTEEGEVVLAVNYRTRDRTCHLHFEVSDTGIGIPPEDQPHIFDSFFQVDAGETRKYGGTGLGTTIARQLVEQMGGRLMFTSTMGKGSRFWFDLALDVAEDLPVSVRDRRARQDWSINLKGRRILVAEDYRPNAEVLIQFLRGTDAEILLAENGSKAVELFSHEEIDLVLMDIHMPSMDGYEAALKMREMEEGDKRSRVPIVGVTADAFRRDIQRCFDSGMDRVLVKPLRREKLYKTIAFFFDLPAEYPEEKDNEHGINSGKVIDRTALLKEVQDEEIANELVEGFIRALSRQLEILGNARESKDWKTLHREAHSVKGGAAALYAEDLRTAAFRLEQAAKREDPSGIDEALPEFISEAERFLHTLRV, from the coding sequence ATGAAAAAACGCGATTCTTCCCTGGAAGTCGGGGTACATCGCCGGATGTCCGTTAAAAGTCTGGCGGTATCCCTTTTTCTTGGATTTACGAGTCTCGTTCTCATTCTTGTTGCAATCTTTTACATAAACAATTATATGAATTACCGTCGCATGATAGAGACGGAGGCGGAAAACCGCAGCGAGTTTTATACGAATATGCTTGGGGCTTTTTTTTCCGAAGTTGTAGGGGACGGCCTTTTTCTTTCGGCACCGGAAATAATCTTCACCGCCTCAAGTGAAAAACTTTCCGCTGTGAATGCGCAGGCTCTGCGTTTGATGTTAACCGGGAAACCCCGGTATCGCAGTATTACCTATTTTGACACCACAGGAGAAATCGTTGCTTTCGCCAGATCTCCCTATTTTCCAGATCAAGATCTGCATATCCAGCATGACCAGTTGGCCCGGATTCGTATGCTTAAACAAAATGAATTGTTGGTTAATGTAGAAGGCTCCGGTTCAGCGGCTCTGTGGGAGGAGCCCTTGAACGACCCGCAGATATGTTTCTGGGCCCCGGTTATGGCGGCGGATGCGGAGAAACAGTCACGGTATTTTTTGCGTATTGCTGTGGATTTTAACTCCCTGCGGGATCTGTTTTTTTTGCAGGGCGGCAGTGATTCTTTCAGCCGTTACATTTTTACCTCCGTAGGAAAGCTCCTGGATCTGGAGGGCAACGGAACTCCGCTGCCTGAAGCCGATGCCCTGCGTAAACTTATTAATTCTGAACTGAAAGCGCAGTGGATTGACGGGGATCTCCTTGTCTCCCGGCGCTTTATGTTTTCCGGCATCAGGAGTGTCGGGGGAATTAAAATCTACTCTGATGTCTTTACCCTTGTTACAATGCTGCCGGCTTCTGATATGAGAGAGCTTTTCAGTCATCAGCTGTATACATACCTTGCGTGGTTTGTCGGGATTTCCCTGTTGCTTGTCCCATTCTCCGTACTCATAGCTGCGTATAAAGTCCGGAAAGAGGAGGCCGAGGATCAGCTGTTCGAAAGCATCCGTATTCAGTCCGCGATCCTGAAGGCACTGCCCGATTCTATTCTGAGGGTAGACAGGGAGGGGATAGTCTCTGCTGTTCAGGTGTACCCCGACGCTTCCCGCATATTTACCAGACAGGAGTTCCCCGGCCAGGCGGACACAATTTTCCCCAGCGAACTGGCCTACAAGATTGGCTACTACGCCGATCTTGCTCTTAAACTCAGGCGCGAGACCTTGTTTGAATACCGTTTTGAAGGAGAACGGGGTTTCTACTTTGAGTTTCGCTTTGTGGCTGCCGGAGAATCGGATGTTCTTCTGATTTTGCGGAACAAGACAGAAGAGCGGGAACAGCAGCGGAAACTCTACACCACCGGTCAGTTTCTTGAAGCCTACAGACGAGCCATGGATGTCGGGTCTCTGGTAGCAAAAACCGACAATCTGGGACGAATCATCTATATGAATCGCCATTTTCGCGATTTGTTCGGTCTTAATTTTACCCGCGCTGCGGGCAGAGACCTTATAGAATTGATGGATCCGGTAATCAAAGAGGGAAATCTGTCTGACTCTGATGACCCGATGGAGCGTATGGCTCCTTTACAGGGGATTATTACCTGCCGCGGCTGCGGAGGTACCTGCTATATCGATAATACCCTGCTCCCGGTTCGGGATGAAAACGGAAGAATACAGGAGATAATCTCCTTTGGTCATGATGTGACGGAACTGAAAAACGCGGAAAATGCCCGTTCCGCTTTCATCGCCCGCATGAGCCACGAAATGCGGACTCCCTTGAACTGCATAATAGGATTCAGCGAGGTCGCTTCTGAAGCTATGGATCCCAAACAGGGGCGAAGCTACGCCAGCATGATCCGGGAAGAGTCGGAGACTCTGCTTAACCTGGTAAACCAGGTTCTGGATCTTTCCAAAATTGAAGCAGGAAAGCTTGTAATCCAGCCGAAACCCTTTGAACCGAATAATCTGCTTGATTCCCTGGCCCAGACTCACGCAGCTCTTGCGGCTAAAAAGGGGATAGCCTTCAGCCTTTACCGGTCCGACAAGCTTCCCCGGTTTCTTGTAGGTGATTCCCTGAGGCTCCGTCAGGTCCTGAATAACCTGCTGGGAAACGCCGTGAAGTTTACCGAGGAAGGAGAGGTGGTCCTCGCAGTAAATTACCGCACCAGGGACCGTACATGTCATCTGCACTTTGAAGTCAGCGATACCGGTATTGGTATTCCGCCGGAGGACCAGCCACATATCTTCGACAGTTTTTTTCAGGTCGATGCCGGAGAAACACGAAAATACGGCGGTACCGGTCTTGGAACCACAATTGCCCGTCAGTTGGTTGAACAGATGGGAGGCCGCCTGATGTTTACCAGCACTATGGGAAAAGGAAGCCGTTTCTGGTTTGATCTGGCTCTGGATGTGGCGGAAGATCTGCCTGTTTCGGTACGGGACAGGAGAGCACGGCAGGACTGGAGTATCAATTTAAAAGGGAGGCGCATTCTGGTCGCAGAAGATTACCGGCCAAATGCCGAAGTCCTGATACAGTTTTTGCGGGGCACCGACGCAGAAATTCTGCTTGCAGAAAACGGTAGTAAAGCAGTAGAACTCTTCTCGCATGAAGAGATTGATCTTGTGCTTATGGATATTCACATGCCTTCAATGGACGGATACGAAGCGGCCCTTAAAATGCGGGAGATGGAAGAGGGGGACAAACGTTCCAGGGTTCCGATTGTCGGGGTAACCGCCGATGCTTTTCGCCGGGACATTCAGCGTTGTTTTGACTCCGGAATGGACAGGGTCCTGGTTAAGCCGCTGCGTCGTGAAAAACTATACAAGACGATCGCGTTCTTTTTTGATTTGCCTGCGGAGTATCCAGAAGAAAAGGACAACGAACACGGTATAAACTCCGGGAAGGTTATAGACCGGACGGCACTTCTGAAGGAGGTCCAGGACGAAGAAATCGCCAATGAGCTGGTTGAGGGCTTTATACGCGCCTTAAGCCGGCAGCTTGAAATTCTGGGGAATGCCAGGGAATCGAAAGACTGGAAAACCCTGCACAGGGAGGCCCACTCGGTAAAGGGCGGTGCCGCTGCCCTGTATGCTGAAGATCTGCGTACGGCCGCTTTTCGGCTGGAGCAGGCGGCAAAGCGGGAGGATCCTTCCGGTATTGACGAGGCACTGCCTGAATTTATCTCCGAAGCCGAACGCTTTTTACACACTCTTCGGGTCTAA